The following coding sequences lie in one Phragmites australis chromosome 8, lpPhrAust1.1, whole genome shotgun sequence genomic window:
- the LOC133927089 gene encoding protein KINASE OF THE OUTER CHLOROPLAST MEMBRANE 1-like, whose product MAEQSSDSQPTEAFEYMLLERDPDLYRTVFSGPSQISPWIDPSVLNLKHRIGRGPFGDVWIATHHQRTEDYDRYHEVAVKMLHPIKDDQLQLFSARFDEIFSKCQGLGNVCFLHGISTQNGRICIAMKFYEGSIGDKMARLKGGRLPLSDVLRYGADLARGVLDLHTRGILILNLKPCNFLIEEHDRVVLGDFGIPSLLFGLSLPNPDLIQRLGTPNYMAPEQWGPNIRGPISYETDSWGFACSILEMLSGIQPWRGKSPDEIYQLVVLKKEKPIFPYSLPPDIENVLSGCFEYDFRDRPLMKDILHAFESAKDADHDNIVWDNSENLRVDRPTLASRTNWLLYKDKLQVGDKVRSRKLQNSCSPETREIPDGTIVGMEEDGDCDGYILVRVHGLHNPLKVRSSMVERVTYGFAAGDWVRLREEDKRRSQVGILHSIDRDGVVTVGLIGMDTLWKGNYSDLQMAEAYCVGQFVRLKVSISSPRFEWQRKRGGGLATGRISQILPNGCLVVKFPGKFSLGEVCSCLADPSEVEVVSFDKCNGIVKKYEHLEDFHWAMRPLFIAIGFFTALKLGAFVGKSIVRPRSRKVASISDQSGDHQQLQQEVQNSVNVAWLPPPVANMFFGDGVTPSG is encoded by the exons ATGGCAGAGCAAAGCTCCGATTCCCAACCCACCGAGGCATTCGAGTACATGCTGCTTGAGAGGGATCCTGACCTCTACCGAACGGTCTTCTCCGGCCCGAGCCAGATAAGCCCATGGATTGACCCAAGCGTGCTGAACCTGAAGCACCGGATAGGGAGAGGCCCGTTTGGGGATGTCTGGATAGCAACTCACCATCAGAGAACGGAGGATTACGACCGGTACCACGAGGTCGCAGTGAAGATGCTGCATCCAATCAAAGATGACCAGCTGCAGCTCTTCTCGGCAAGGTTCGATGAGATCTTCAGCAAATGCCAGGGCCTCGGCAATGTCTGTTTCCTGCATGGTATCTCAACACAGAATGGAAGG ATTTGTATAGCAATGAAGTTTTATGAAGGATCCATTGGAGACAAGATGGCTAGGCTTAAAGGTGGAAGGCTCCCTTTGTCAGATGTTTTAAG ATATGGAGCTGATTTGGCACGTGGAGTACTAGATCTACACACCAGAGGAATATTGATCCTAAATCTGAAACCTTGCAATTTTCTCATAGAAGAACATGATCGTGTTGTGCTGGGTGATTTTGGGATCCCATCCCTGCTGTTTGGACTTTCACTACCTAATCCAGACCTTATCCAAAGGCTTGGAACTCCAAATTACATGGCTCCAGAACAATGGGGACCAAACATCAGAGGTCCGATTAGTTACGAGACTGACTCATGGGGTTTTGCCTGCAGCATCCTTGAGATGTTGAGTGGTATTCAGCCATGGCGTGGAAAATCACCAGATGAGATCTATCAGTTGGTTGTCCTGAAGAAAGAAAAACCAATATTCCCATACAGTTTACCTCCAGACATTGAAAACGTCCTTTCTGGGTGCTTTGAGTATGACTTCAGAGACCGTCCCTTAATGAAAGATATATTGCATGCATTTGAGAG tgCTAAAGATGCAGATCATGACAACATTGTCTGGGACAATTCTGAAAATTTAAGGGTGGACAGGCCAACCCTGGCAAGTCGCACCAACTGGTTGCTCTATAAGGACAAGCTGCAAGTGGGTGACAAGGTCCGCTCAAGAAAGCTTCAAAATTCTTGTAGTCCTGAAACTAGGGAAATCCCTGATGGAACAATAGTTGGCATGGAGGAAGATGGAGATTGTGACGGTTACATTCTTGTCCGAGTCCATGGGCTACACAATCCTTTAAAGGTTCGATCCTCAATGGTTGAGAGGGTAACCTATGGTTTTGCTGCTGGAGACTGGGTACGCCTGAGGGAGGAGGACAAAAGGCGTTCACAGGTTGGCATTCTTCATAGCATTGACCGTGATGGTGTAGTGACTGTTGGTTTGATAGGAATGGACACCCTTTGGAAGGGTAATTATTCAGATCTCCAAATGGCTGAAGCCTACTGTGTTGGGCAGTTTGTGAGACTGAAAGTCAGCATTTCAAGCCCACGGTTTGAATGGCAGCGAAAAAGGGGTGGAGGGTTAGCTACAGGCCGAATTTCACAGATACTACCGAATGGGTGTCTTGTCGTGAAATTTCCTGGCAAATTTAGCCTTGGTGAAGTATGCAGTTGCCTGGCAGATCCTtctgaggtggaggtggtgagCTTTGACAAGTGCAACGGGATTGTGAAGAAGTATGAGCATCTCGAAGACTTCCATTGGGCAATGAGGCCCCTGTTCATTGCTATAGGTTTCTTCACCGCTCTCAAGCTGGGTGCCTTTGTTGGGAAGAGCATTGTGAGGCCAAGGAGTCGAAAGGTTGCCAGCATCTCTGATCAGAGCGGTGATCACCAGCAACTGCAGCAAGAAGTCCAAAACAGTGTCAATGTGGCATGGCTTCCTCCACCAGTGGCAAACATGTTTTTTGGCGATGGTGTCACGCCTTCTGGATAA
- the LOC133927090 gene encoding elongator complex protein 4 — translation MAAAGSGSGGQTLGRSSFSRAAPNLAASSSGAAGVKVGPNGAAFVSSGIPDLDKILGGGFLLGSVVMVMEDTDAPHHLLLLRCFMAQGVVHKQHLLFAGPMKEPQSFLGTLPAPVSSSKEDGRHRVMGVLASSDGRASDEGLRIAWQYKKYFGDEKISHAEHKDNRQEFSHDFDLRKPLERHLLKGQHIECVSTQDTDTLSDMQDRCSTFLSKLPRKDGGSLTAGRIAIQSLCAPQCGYFEKDWDMVSFIRSLKAMVRSTNAVAVVTFPNTVLSNSFCKRWQHLADTLLSIKAIPDEDKDLAKLLTGYQDMVGFLHVHKVAQTNSQVPVILDASTLSLKLRKRRSLVLERLNQAPVDGSSGPSYAASGSCSSSSQGSQLDF, via the exons ATGGCAGCcgccggcagcggcagcggaggCCAAACCCTCGGCCGTAGCAGCTTCTCCCGCGCCGCACCCAACCTGGCAGCCTCTTCGTCCGGTGCCGCCGGCGTCAAGGTTGGCCCTAACGGCGCCGCCTTTGTCTCCTCGGGCATCCCCGACCTCGACA AGATTTTGGGTGGTGGGTTCCTTCTTGGCTCGGTTGTTATGGTCATGGAGGACACCGATGCACCACACCACCTTTTGCTTCTTCGGTGCTTCATGGCTCAGGGTGTTGTGCACAAGCAGCACCTGCTCTTTGCAGGCCCCATGAAGGAGCCCCAGTCGTTCCTTGGTACACTACCTGCTCCGGTTTCATCTTCAAAGGAGGATGGACGGCACAGAGTGATGGGGGTTTTAGCAAGTAGTGATGGACGGGCAAGT GATGAGGGTTTGAGGATAGCCTGGCAGTACAAGAAATACTTTGGAGATGAAAAGATTTCTCATGCTGAACATAAAG ACAATAGGCAGGAATTTAGCCATGATTTTGATTTGAGGAAGCCCTTGGAAAGGCATTTACTTAAAGGACAGCATATTGAATGTGTAAGCACTCAAGATACAGACACTCTCAGCGACATGCAGGATCGTTGTTCCACTTTCTTATCTAAACTTCCAAG AAAAGATGGCGGAAGTCTTACTGCTGGGCGAATTGCTATACAATCACTGTGTGCACCGCAGTGTGGATACTTTGAAAAG GACTGGGACATGGTCTCATTTATCAGATCACTGAAGGCCATGGTGCGCTCAACTAATGCTGTCGCTGTTGTCACATTTCCAAATACAGTTCTGTCAAATTCGTTCTGTAAGAGATGGCAGCACCTGGCAGATACATTATTGTCAATCAAAGCAATTCCAG ATGAGGACAAAGACTTGGCAAAACTCCTAACAGGATATCAAGATATGGTTGGTTTTTTGCACGTCCATAAGGTGGCACAGACTAATAGCCAG GTCCCTGTGATCTTAGATGCTTCCACACTTTCTCTTAAGCTGCGTAAGAGGAGGTCGCTGGTGCTAGAACGGTTGAATCAGGCTCCAGTGGATGGATCAAGTGGGCCTTCGTATGCTGCATCAGGCAgttgctcctcctcgtcgcaaGGTTCACAGCTTGATTTCTAG